In Helianthus annuus cultivar XRQ/B chromosome 9, HanXRQr2.0-SUNRISE, whole genome shotgun sequence, the following are encoded in one genomic region:
- the LOC110879853 gene encoding manganese-dependent ADP-ribose/CDP-alcohol diphosphatase-like — MGYPNGLVPQGKQPLFSFGVITDVQYADIPDGHSVHGVPRYYRNSILVLQKAVQNWNNHQNISFSLNLGDIVDGFCPKDQSLEAVTKVVKEFDKFNGRVYHMIGNHCLYNLPRSKLLPLMTFPNVERAYYDFSPIPEYRFIVLDGYDISAIGWPHDHPHTIDAVNLLNEKNPNLEKNSPNGLVDLERRFVKFNGGVGKEQLEWLDKTLQDATKSNQKVVVCCHIPLDPGASLEESLLWNYDEVMDVIHRYDCVKVCLAGHDHTGGHCVDSCGVHHRVLEAALECPPGTDAFGYIDVYEDRLSLIGTDRMARSEMVFNH; from the coding sequence ATGGGCTACCCAAATGGATTAGTACCACAAGGGAAGCAACCTCTTTTCTCGTTTGGGGTTATCACAGATGTGCAGTATGCCGACATTCCTGACGGGCATTCGGTTCATGGTGTTCCTAGATATTACAGAAACAGCATTCTAGTGTTGCAAAAGGCAGTACAAAATTGGAATAATCACCAAAATATTAGTTTTTCGCTGAATCTTGGTGACATTGTTGATGGGTTTTGTCCCAAAGACCAATCTTTAGAAGCTGTCACGAAAGTAGTTAAAGAATTTGATAAGTTCAATGGGCGTGTGTATCATATGATTGGCAATCACTGCCTCTACAATCTCCCCCGCAGCAAGTTGCTCCCGTTGATGACTTTTCCTAATGTTGAGCGTGCTTACTATGACTTTTCTCCAATCCCAGAGTACAGATTTATTGTTCTTGATGGTTATGATATTAGTGCAATTGGTTGGCCTCATGATCATCCTCACACCATTGATGCGGTAAACTTACTTAACGAGAAAAATCCTAATTTGGAAAAGAATAGCCCGAATGGGTTAGTGGATCTTGAAAGAAGGTTTGTGAAATTCAATGGAGGAGTTGGGAAAGAACAGTTGGAATGGCTAGACAAAACACTCCAAGATGCAACAAAATCCAATCAAAAAGTAGTTGTATGCTGCCATATTCCCCTAGATCCTGGAGCTTCATTAGAAGAATCACTTTTATGGAATTATGATGAAGTTATGGATGTGATTCATCGGTATGATTGTGTGAAGGTTTGCTTAGCTGGCCATGATCATACAGGTGGACACTGTGTTGACTCATGTGGGGTACATCATCGGGTACTTGAAGCAGCACTAGAATGCCCTCCTGGCACAGATGCATTTGGATATATAGATGTTTATGAAGATAGGCTATCACTTATTGGTACTGATCGAATGGCTCGCAGTGAAATGGTTTTTAACCACTAA